The Kaustia mangrovi genome has a segment encoding these proteins:
- a CDS encoding O-methyltransferase, with protein sequence MAEAEWTAVDRYITDTLVHPDPALDAALRASEEAGLPAISVSANQGKLLQLMARMQGARNILEIGTLGGYSTIWLARALPRGGRLITLESEPKHAEVARANIAHAGLAGIVDLSLGRALDTLPVLEEEGAGPFDFVFIDADKPSNPDYFAWALRLSRPGTVIVVDNVVRAGAVADPDSSDISVRGVRELNALMAAEPRVTATAIQTVGSKGYDGFAVALVTE encoded by the coding sequence ATAGCCGAGGCGGAGTGGACAGCCGTCGACCGCTACATCACCGATACGCTCGTACACCCCGACCCCGCGCTGGACGCGGCGTTGCGGGCGAGCGAGGAAGCCGGCCTTCCCGCCATCTCCGTGTCCGCCAACCAGGGCAAGCTCCTGCAGCTCATGGCGCGGATGCAGGGCGCGCGGAACATTCTGGAGATTGGTACGCTCGGCGGCTACAGCACGATCTGGCTCGCCCGGGCCCTGCCGCGCGGCGGCCGGCTCATCACGCTCGAATCGGAGCCGAAACATGCCGAGGTCGCCCGGGCCAACATCGCCCATGCGGGCCTTGCGGGCATCGTCGACCTCAGCCTCGGCCGCGCGCTCGATACGCTGCCCGTCCTGGAGGAGGAGGGCGCGGGACCGTTCGATTTCGTCTTCATCGATGCCGACAAGCCCAGCAATCCGGACTATTTCGCCTGGGCGCTCCGGCTTTCGCGGCCGGGCACCGTGATCGTCGTGGACAATGTGGTGCGGGCCGGCGCGGTAGCCGATCCCGACAGCAGCGATATCAGCGTCCGCGGCGTGCGCGAGCTCAATGCGCTGATGGCGGCCGAGCCGCGCGTGACGGCGACGGCCATCCAGACGGTCGGCTCCAAGGGCTATGACGGCTTCGCCGTCGCGCTCGTCACCGAGTGA
- a CDS encoding flavodoxin family protein, which produces MTTKQLLIVAHVPSPNTQSLCDAVVRGASHEDIETVELTVRTPFEAGPADVQAADAVILGTTENLGYMSGALKDFFDRCYYPCLEKTQGLPYALYIRAGHDGTGTRRAVETIVTGLRWKAVRDPLVCRGEFREEFIGQCEELGLYVAASLDAGVI; this is translated from the coding sequence ATGACGACCAAGCAGCTCCTGATCGTGGCCCATGTGCCCTCGCCGAACACGCAATCCCTGTGCGACGCGGTGGTGCGCGGCGCCTCGCACGAGGATATCGAGACGGTCGAGCTCACGGTGCGCACGCCGTTCGAGGCGGGTCCCGCCGACGTGCAGGCGGCCGATGCCGTCATCCTCGGGACGACGGAGAATCTCGGCTATATGAGCGGCGCGCTGAAGGACTTCTTCGACCGCTGCTACTATCCCTGCCTGGAGAAGACGCAGGGGCTTCCCTACGCACTCTATATCCGCGCCGGCCATGACGGCACGGGCACGCGCCGGGCGGTGGAGACCATCGTCACGGGGCTCCGCTGGAAGGCGGTCCGCGACCCGCTCGTCTGCCGCGGCGAGTTCCGCGAGGAATTCATCGGGCAATGCGAGGAACTCGGCCTCTATGTCGCCGCCAGCCTCGATGCGGGCGTGATCTGA
- a CDS encoding lytic transglycosylase domain-containing protein, with amino-acid sequence MAIRRILRRQCTTGARAIVLAGLSLMLAGPAPAMTAAPADLRGEADPAAMAGRWEYTPEEAQVEAVRAALDTRLTRARDLATTARDPVVDTLIDWVGVLNSTGSDALPAISRFVDTKGYWPRTDALLRRMESILYFARKPPEEVIAHFAAYPPIAATGRIALARAYEATGEHARARAQIVTVWRHARLDADIEKAVLESFSDTLTEEDQAARLSNRLYARDKAGALRQAKRLPEDEVAFARAVLALAGGADQGLKLHEALPETMKTRSIARYALTRYYRLKDDYPKAREIALATQTMGESAEGLDVWWDERRVLLRDALKRSNREAWQDAYELARAHGHSDGLSFVQGEFLAGWIALRFLHQPRRALGHFLTLRAGDDVPLNVAQAEYWLGRAYASLDLLHIARKHFRAAGRLSGTFYGQLARQRLGLDPVPASLACDRPVPQSVLDRVHRDELVHAALLIDRAGGGKHLRSFLLAAADRLQTSVERAAATMIAMEMTHPHVALRVAKASAHTPMDVRGLAYPVTELDYEVLTPPTEEALIYSVIRQESEFNPTAVSHAGARGLMQIMPNTAKSLSRIYKKRYSSSRLVSDPVYNVTLGAALLHELVAGFDGSYPMALAGYNAGPGRVREWLKDYGDPRRSEIALVDWIEAIPYNETRNYVKRVMENLHVYRARLGITQENTREASLGGTLHTATSCTAPGRQYAFN; translated from the coding sequence ATGGCAATCAGGCGGATTCTTCGCAGGCAATGCACAACCGGCGCCAGGGCGATCGTCCTGGCGGGACTGTCGCTGATGCTGGCGGGCCCGGCGCCGGCCATGACCGCCGCTCCGGCCGATCTGAGGGGCGAGGCCGACCCCGCCGCCATGGCCGGGCGATGGGAATACACGCCCGAGGAGGCGCAGGTGGAGGCCGTCAGGGCGGCGCTCGACACCCGCCTGACACGGGCCCGCGACCTCGCCACGACGGCCCGCGACCCTGTCGTCGACACGCTGATCGACTGGGTCGGCGTGCTCAATTCCACGGGCTCCGATGCGCTGCCCGCCATCTCGCGCTTCGTGGACACCAAGGGGTACTGGCCGCGCACCGACGCGCTGCTCCGGCGGATGGAGAGCATTCTCTATTTCGCCCGCAAGCCGCCGGAGGAGGTGATCGCCCATTTCGCCGCCTACCCGCCGATCGCGGCCACGGGGCGGATCGCGCTGGCTCGCGCCTACGAGGCGACCGGCGAGCATGCACGCGCCCGCGCGCAGATCGTGACGGTGTGGCGCCATGCCCGGCTCGACGCGGATATCGAGAAGGCCGTTCTGGAGTCGTTCTCCGACACGCTGACCGAGGAGGACCAGGCGGCCCGCCTCTCCAACCGCCTCTATGCGCGCGACAAGGCCGGCGCGCTGAGACAGGCCAAACGCCTGCCGGAGGACGAGGTCGCGTTCGCCCGCGCGGTGCTGGCACTTGCCGGCGGGGCGGACCAAGGCCTCAAACTCCATGAAGCCCTGCCGGAGACGATGAAGACACGCTCCATCGCCCGATATGCGCTGACGCGCTATTACCGGCTGAAGGACGACTATCCGAAGGCGCGCGAGATCGCGCTCGCCACGCAGACCATGGGCGAGAGCGCGGAAGGTCTGGACGTCTGGTGGGACGAGCGCCGCGTATTGCTGCGCGACGCGCTCAAGCGTTCGAACAGGGAGGCCTGGCAGGACGCCTACGAGCTGGCGCGCGCCCATGGCCATTCGGACGGGCTGTCCTTCGTGCAGGGCGAGTTCCTCGCGGGCTGGATCGCCCTCAGATTCCTCCATCAGCCGCGCCGCGCGCTCGGCCATTTCCTCACGCTGCGCGCCGGCGACGACGTGCCGCTCAATGTGGCGCAGGCCGAATACTGGCTGGGACGCGCCTATGCGAGCCTCGACCTGCTCCATATCGCACGCAAGCATTTCCGCGCCGCGGGCCGGCTGAGCGGCACCTTCTACGGCCAACTCGCGCGCCAGCGCCTGGGTCTCGATCCCGTGCCCGCCTCGCTGGCCTGCGACCGCCCGGTGCCGCAAAGCGTGCTCGACCGCGTCCACCGCGACGAGCTCGTGCATGCCGCGCTCCTCATCGACCGGGCCGGCGGCGGCAAGCATCTGCGCAGCTTCCTGCTCGCCGCCGCGGACCGCCTGCAGACGAGCGTGGAGCGCGCGGCGGCCACCATGATCGCCATGGAGATGACGCACCCCCATGTCGCACTGCGCGTCGCCAAGGCCTCCGCGCATACGCCGATGGATGTGCGCGGGCTCGCCTATCCCGTGACCGAGCTCGACTACGAGGTGCTCACTCCGCCAACCGAAGAGGCGCTGATCTACAGCGTCATCCGCCAGGAGAGCGAGTTCAACCCGACCGCCGTCAGCCATGCCGGCGCACGCGGCCTGATGCAGATCATGCCCAATACGGCGAAGAGCCTGTCGCGCATCTACAAGAAGCGCTACAGCTCCTCCCGGCTCGTGTCGGACCCGGTCTACAACGTGACGCTCGGCGCGGCCCTGCTGCACGAGCTCGTCGCGGGGTTCGACGGCTCCTATCCGATGGCGCTCGCCGGCTACAATGCGGGGCCCGGGCGGGTGCGCGAATGGCTGAAGGACTATGGCGATCCCCGCCGAAGCGAGATCGCGCTCGTCGACTGGATCGAGGCCATTCCCTATAACGAGACGCGCAACTACGTGAAGCGCGTCATGGAGAACCTCCATGTCTACCGGGCACGCCTCGGCATCACGCAGGAGAACACGCGCGAGGCAAGCCTCGGCGGAACGCTCCACACCGCGACGAGCTGCACCGCACCCGGGCGTCAATACGCCTTCAACTGA
- a CDS encoding TraR/DksA family transcriptional regulator, whose product MVHDDADPARKYKPRIEAELAGLEAESEAGSADRQPVALDQQSVGRLSRMDAMQVQAMAMAAERRRQARIHKLRKALSRIADGEYGYCETCGEAIAAGRLDVDPTAAQCIHCTRLNER is encoded by the coding sequence ATGGTCCATGACGACGCAGACCCCGCGCGCAAATACAAGCCGCGCATAGAGGCGGAGCTCGCCGGCCTGGAGGCCGAAAGCGAGGCGGGATCCGCCGACCGCCAGCCGGTCGCGCTCGATCAGCAGAGCGTCGGCCGGCTTTCGCGTATGGATGCCATGCAGGTCCAGGCGATGGCGATGGCTGCCGAGCGGCGCCGGCAGGCCCGCATCCACAAGCTGCGCAAGGCCCTGTCGCGAATCGCCGACGGCGAGTACGGCTATTGCGAGACCTGCGGCGAGGCCATCGCGGCCGGCCGTCTCGATGTCGACCCGACGGCGGCACAATGCATCCACTGCACACGTCTCAACGAGCGCTGA
- a CDS encoding BA14K family protein → MKTIAALGIVMAMAGTLAACGTTPGERALTGGALGAGTAAGITAAAGGNPVIGALAGAAGGAIIGAATTPSGQTSDHVRWCAERYRSYDPRTDTYMGYDGYRHRCNSPY, encoded by the coding sequence ATGAAAACTATTGCGGCTTTGGGCATCGTTATGGCCATGGCGGGCACGCTTGCGGCATGCGGCACGACGCCTGGCGAACGGGCCCTGACGGGCGGCGCGCTCGGCGCGGGCACCGCTGCCGGCATTACCGCTGCGGCCGGAGGCAACCCGGTCATCGGCGCGCTGGCCGGCGCGGCCGGCGGTGCGATCATCGGCGCGGCGACGACGCCGAGCGGACAGACGAGCGATCATGTGCGCTGGTGCGCCGAGCGCTATCGCTCCTACGATCCGCGCACCGACACCTATATGGGCTATGACGGCTATCGTCACCGCTGCAACAGCCCGTACTGA
- the leuA gene encoding 2-isopropylmalate synthase, translated as MLTNPETKYRPFTPPVDLPDRTWPSKRIEAAPHWCSVDLRDGNQALIDPMTVEKKLRFFNLLLKTGFKEIEVGFPSASQTDFDFVRQLIDEKLIPSDVSVQVLTQSREDLITRTFEAVDGAGKAIVHLYNATSPVFRRVVFGMEKADIVSLAVKGARQMAEESAKRPQTEWTFEYSPETFSFTEPEFALEICEAVLDVWQPTPEHPVILNLPATVEGATPNIYADQIEWFCRNLARRDSVIISVHPHNDRGTGIAAAELAVMAGADRVEGCLFGNGERTGNVDLVTLALNLYSQGIAPGLDFSDMRDVVSTVEYCNQIPVHPRHPYAGDLVFTAFSGSHQDAINKGFAAREKRNDDIWDVPYLPLDPADLGRSYEAVIRVNSQSGKGGVAWILQQDKGLKLPRRLQVDFSRKVQSITDETSKELTAEGIWNAFQTTYCLDEPQRFSLIDYSDSGARKPGHARLFKGRIRVDGEERTISGSGNGLISGALAALRENFGLDLEVVDYHEHALRQGTDAQAAAYVECRTSDGHTVFGVGIDADVATASVKAVLNAANVVSRGD; from the coding sequence ATGTTGACCAATCCAGAGACCAAGTACCGACCGTTCACCCCGCCGGTGGACCTGCCCGACCGCACCTGGCCGTCCAAGCGTATCGAAGCCGCACCGCACTGGTGCTCGGTCGATCTGCGCGACGGCAACCAGGCGCTGATCGATCCCATGACGGTGGAGAAGAAGCTGCGCTTCTTCAACCTGCTCCTGAAGACCGGCTTCAAGGAGATCGAGGTCGGCTTCCCCTCCGCCTCCCAGACCGATTTCGACTTCGTCCGCCAGCTCATCGACGAGAAGCTCATCCCGTCGGATGTGAGCGTCCAGGTGCTCACCCAGTCGCGCGAGGACCTCATCACGCGGACCTTCGAGGCGGTCGACGGCGCCGGCAAGGCCATCGTCCATCTCTACAACGCCACCTCGCCCGTCTTCCGCCGCGTCGTCTTCGGCATGGAGAAGGCCGATATCGTGTCGCTCGCGGTGAAGGGCGCGCGCCAGATGGCAGAGGAGAGCGCGAAGCGGCCGCAGACGGAGTGGACCTTCGAATACTCGCCGGAGACCTTCTCCTTCACCGAGCCGGAGTTCGCGCTGGAGATCTGCGAGGCGGTGCTCGATGTCTGGCAGCCGACGCCGGAGCATCCGGTGATCCTGAACCTGCCCGCGACCGTCGAGGGCGCAACGCCGAATATCTATGCCGACCAGATCGAGTGGTTCTGCCGCAATCTCGCCCGGCGCGATTCGGTCATCATCAGCGTCCATCCGCACAATGACCGCGGCACCGGCATCGCGGCCGCCGAGCTCGCCGTCATGGCCGGCGCCGACCGCGTGGAGGGCTGCCTGTTCGGCAATGGCGAGCGCACCGGCAATGTCGATCTGGTGACGCTGGCGCTCAATCTCTATTCGCAGGGCATCGCGCCGGGCCTCGACTTCTCCGACATGCGCGACGTCGTCTCGACGGTGGAATACTGCAACCAGATCCCCGTCCATCCGCGCCACCCCTATGCCGGCGATCTCGTCTTCACCGCGTTCTCCGGCTCGCATCAGGATGCGATCAACAAGGGGTTCGCGGCGCGCGAGAAGCGCAACGACGATATATGGGACGTGCCCTATCTGCCGCTCGACCCGGCCGATCTCGGGCGCTCCTACGAGGCGGTCATCCGCGTGAACAGCCAGTCCGGCAAGGGCGGCGTCGCCTGGATCCTCCAGCAGGACAAGGGGCTGAAGCTGCCGCGCCGCCTGCAGGTCGACTTCAGCCGCAAGGTGCAGTCGATCACCGACGAGACCAGCAAGGAGCTCACCGCGGAAGGCATCTGGAACGCGTTCCAGACGACCTACTGCCTCGACGAACCCCAGCGCTTCTCGCTGATCGACTATTCCGATTCCGGCGCCCGCAAGCCCGGCCATGCCCGGCTCTTCAAGGGCCGGATCCGCGTCGACGGCGAGGAGCGGACGATCTCCGGCAGCGGCAACGGCCTCATCTCGGGCGCGCTCGCCGCTCTGCGGGAGAATTTCGGGCTCGATCTCGAGGTCGTGGACTATCACGAGCACGCCCTGCGCCAGGGCACCGACGCGCAGGCTGCCGCCTATGTGGAATGCCGTACGAGCGACGGCCACACCGTCTTCGGCGTCGGCATCGACGCGGATGTGGCGACCGCGTCCGTCAAGGCCGTGCTCAACGCCGCGAATGTGGTCAGCCGGGGCGACTGA
- a CDS encoding TRAP transporter permease gives MTETATTDGTEVPATPLARRLQLVATIAFYAVSIAYFAYLFRYYMTGAGGPSLLAVTAVPMSMVIVVLEDLRSGRFYPRLGTVGPHLVALAYIAFCAYAAYYLVSEFDNIRIYRIGVWNAHDLAVGGLMAALVLEYTRRRYFILFVLNVALILYTVYGYVVPGLFNHPGMPWTRVLSAVSVEMSTGIFERLSQLALTLVGSFILVLAALRAFGCIESILTGSSHIAKRSPRLLPQAAVVGSFGVAAVSGSGAANAATTGSATIPVLVKAGFPRATAAAVETASSLGGQLMPPLMGIAAFLMAEYLGQSYFEVVARGFAPAIIYFVGVAFAVYLLATKYHRRAVVPDVEPMTLADKLNIVAYLLSVVGLIYYMGVARRPAMASAHSVFMILLAILTVMFLARMAWQREFSLKKLVRPFLDLVESFATITAGLTILLATLGILTATFTITGVPTKVGVLLMEGAGINMLAMALVAFGFGYLVGMGLPVSPTYIVTAVVIAPFMIRAGLDPWVVHFFAFFVAVFGELSPPTSVVAAVTSRIANASFMRTMFSALILCMPLMVMMAAIFTRPDLVTVPGWSQLPAFLLVLTGTVGLSLAFQAHLHENRPADIALRTALASLCGVVIFYPDYRIAGIVAVAVAGLVAWGLHRFHRIVPGLEEVPEGK, from the coding sequence ATGACGGAAACCGCCACCACCGACGGCACAGAGGTCCCGGCCACGCCGCTCGCCCGCCGGCTGCAGCTTGTCGCCACGATCGCCTTCTATGCCGTCTCGATCGCCTATTTCGCCTATCTGTTCCGCTACTACATGACCGGTGCGGGCGGCCCCTCGCTGCTGGCGGTGACGGCGGTGCCCATGAGCATGGTGATCGTGGTGCTGGAGGATCTGCGCTCCGGCCGGTTCTATCCGCGCCTCGGCACGGTGGGTCCGCATCTCGTCGCGCTCGCCTATATCGCGTTTTGCGCCTATGCCGCCTACTACCTCGTGTCGGAATTCGACAATATCCGCATCTACCGGATCGGGGTGTGGAACGCCCACGACCTCGCGGTCGGCGGCCTCATGGCGGCGCTGGTGCTGGAATATACGCGCCGGCGCTACTTCATCCTCTTCGTGCTCAATGTCGCGCTCATCCTCTATACCGTCTACGGCTACGTGGTGCCCGGGCTCTTCAACCATCCCGGCATGCCGTGGACGCGCGTCCTGAGCGCAGTCAGCGTGGAGATGTCGACCGGCATCTTCGAGCGGCTGTCGCAGCTCGCCCTCACGCTCGTCGGCTCCTTCATCCTGGTGCTCGCCGCGCTCAGGGCCTTCGGTTGCATCGAGTCGATCCTCACCGGCTCCTCGCATATCGCCAAGCGCTCGCCGCGCCTCCTGCCGCAGGCCGCCGTGGTCGGCTCCTTCGGCGTCGCGGCGGTGAGCGGGTCGGGCGCGGCCAATGCGGCGACCACCGGCTCCGCCACCATCCCCGTTCTGGTCAAGGCGGGTTTCCCGCGCGCGACCGCCGCGGCGGTGGAAACGGCCTCCTCGCTCGGCGGCCAGCTCATGCCGCCGCTGATGGGCATCGCCGCCTTCCTCATGGCGGAATATCTCGGCCAGAGCTATTTCGAGGTCGTCGCGCGCGGCTTCGCGCCCGCCATCATCTATTTCGTCGGCGTCGCCTTCGCGGTCTACCTGCTCGCCACCAAATACCATCGCCGCGCGGTAGTGCCCGATGTCGAGCCGATGACGCTCGCCGACAAGCTCAACATTGTCGCCTATCTGCTCTCCGTCGTCGGGCTCATCTACTACATGGGCGTCGCGCGGCGGCCGGCCATGGCCTCGGCCCACTCCGTCTTCATGATCCTGCTGGCGATCCTCACCGTGATGTTCCTCGCCCGGATGGCATGGCAGCGCGAATTCAGCCTGAAGAAGCTCGTGCGGCCGTTCCTCGACCTGGTGGAATCCTTCGCCACGATCACCGCGGGCCTCACGATCCTGCTGGCCACCCTCGGCATCCTGACGGCGACCTTCACCATTACCGGCGTGCCCACCAAGGTCGGCGTTCTGCTCATGGAGGGCGCGGGGATCAACATGCTCGCCATGGCGCTGGTCGCCTTCGGTTTCGGCTATCTGGTCGGCATGGGGCTTCCCGTCTCGCCGACCTACATCGTGACCGCCGTCGTCATCGCCCCGTTCATGATCCGCGCAGGGCTCGACCCCTGGGTCGTCCATTTCTTCGCCTTCTTCGTGGCGGTGTTCGGCGAGCTCTCGCCGCCGACATCGGTCGTGGCGGCGGTCACATCGCGTATCGCCAACGCGTCCTTCATGCGCACCATGTTCTCCGCCCTCATCCTGTGCATGCCGCTCATGGTGATGATGGCCGCCATCTTCACCCGCCCCGATCTGGTGACGGTGCCCGGATGGAGCCAGCTTCCCGCCTTCCTTCTCGTGCTGACCGGCACGGTGGGCCTGAGCCTCGCCTTCCAGGCGCATCTCCACGAGAACCGGCCGGCGGACATCGCCCTGCGCACGGCGCTCGCGAGCCTGTGCGGTGTGGTGATCTTCTATCCGGACTACCGGATCGCCGGCATTGTCGCGGTCGCAGTCGCCGGCCTCGTCGCCTGGGGCCTCCATCGCTTCCACCGCATCGTGCCTGGCCTGGAGGAGGTGCCGGAGGGGAAGTGA
- a CDS encoding TAXI family TRAP transporter solute-binding subunit gives MRHLFVSAVAGLAALGTVALADTGPAQAQDAKQLRWATSSTGSSGHRALVALSTMLNDKFDGYDITVLPTPGAAASLRGFAAGQFDGYYGADVAFHEIEDDTGRYVGFKEQVDEPLVQSFWAYTLEVGLGVRADDAGEYKGWSDLSGKPVFTGPAPWDTRAALERAMKVAGVEHEYIELDKGLAGSALQEGTIDGFIVYTAGQRTPSPWVTEAMLATDVSVLNPNEEELKKLKDAGIAVVDVDKGAFDSDIGVDTAKLVPFFYGFHVGLNVPEDDVYRMLNTIKDNAAELAEADAAFSQIADNMVEMQVRGIEAAGTAALIHPGLARFLRENDAWNEEWNDRIAQ, from the coding sequence ATGCGGCATCTGTTCGTTTCAGCCGTGGCAGGCCTCGCGGCGCTCGGTACGGTCGCGCTGGCCGATACCGGACCCGCCCAGGCTCAGGACGCCAAGCAGCTGCGCTGGGCAACCTCGTCGACCGGCTCGTCGGGCCATCGCGCGCTCGTGGCGCTGTCGACGATGCTCAACGACAAGTTCGACGGCTATGACATCACCGTCCTGCCGACACCGGGCGCGGCGGCCAGCCTGCGCGGCTTCGCCGCCGGCCAGTTCGACGGCTATTACGGCGCCGATGTGGCCTTCCACGAGATCGAGGACGACACCGGGCGCTATGTCGGCTTCAAGGAGCAGGTCGACGAGCCACTCGTCCAGTCCTTCTGGGCCTATACGCTCGAGGTGGGTCTCGGCGTCCGCGCCGACGACGCCGGGGAGTACAAGGGCTGGAGCGACCTGTCGGGCAAGCCGGTCTTCACGGGCCCGGCGCCGTGGGACACGCGCGCAGCACTCGAGCGCGCCATGAAGGTGGCCGGCGTCGAGCATGAGTATATCGAGCTCGACAAGGGCCTGGCCGGGTCCGCCCTGCAGGAGGGCACCATCGACGGCTTCATCGTCTACACGGCCGGCCAGCGCACACCGTCGCCCTGGGTCACCGAGGCGATGCTCGCCACGGACGTCTCCGTGCTCAACCCGAACGAGGAGGAGCTTAAGAAGCTGAAGGACGCCGGCATCGCGGTCGTCGATGTCGACAAGGGCGCCTTCGACAGCGATATCGGCGTCGACACCGCCAAGCTCGTGCCCTTCTTCTACGGCTTCCATGTCGGGCTCAACGTGCCGGAGGACGACGTCTACCGGATGCTGAACACGATCAAGGACAATGCCGCCGAGCTCGCCGAGGCCGACGCGGCCTTCTCGCAGATCGCCGACAATATGGTCGAGATGCAGGTGCGCGGCATCGAGGCGGCCGGCACGGCCGCGCTGATCCATCCGGGCCTTGCACGCTTCCTGCGCGAGAACGATGCCTGGAACGAGGAGTGGAACGATCGCATCGCGCAGTAG
- a CDS encoding PqiC family protein produces MAWVGKFGFILLLGGLMTACLQKPPAELVVMTGDGIAPGGSARSRVAVNIPTVSAPEYLDTYDVLIRTSEFSLKAAPNAKWAEKPSAALTRLIRARAAAAGFATVDRADYDVLVDVDRFEPTSGGTVVLSARWRVVDANDRETVVARGGDTIYQPVAQGPNGNIAAMEVAGQELARRVVSSIPRRARRSS; encoded by the coding sequence ATGGCTTGGGTTGGGAAATTCGGCTTCATTCTTCTACTCGGCGGCCTTATGACGGCCTGCCTGCAGAAACCGCCGGCGGAGCTCGTCGTCATGACCGGCGACGGCATCGCGCCGGGCGGATCCGCCCGCTCCAGGGTGGCGGTCAACATTCCGACCGTCTCGGCGCCGGAATATCTCGATACCTACGACGTGCTGATCAGGACGTCGGAGTTCAGCCTCAAGGCGGCGCCGAACGCGAAATGGGCGGAGAAGCCGTCGGCCGCGCTCACCCGCCTCATCCGCGCGCGCGCCGCGGCGGCGGGCTTCGCCACCGTCGACCGGGCCGACTACGACGTGCTCGTCGATGTCGACCGCTTCGAGCCGACATCCGGCGGAACCGTCGTCCTGTCCGCACGCTGGCGGGTGGTCGATGCCAACGACCGCGAGACCGTGGTCGCGCGTGGCGGGGACACGATCTACCAGCCGGTCGCGCAAGGCCCCAACGGCAATATCGCGGCCATGGAAGTGGCCGGCCAGGAGCTGGCGCGCCGCGTCGTGAGCTCCATTCCCAGGCGCGCCCGCCGCTCCAGCTAG
- a CDS encoding MlaD family protein, with product MKKNRAAVAIGSFILGGGFLLALGIVLFGGIDLFSGKERAVIYFDTSISGLQVGAPVAFQGVTVGSVQRIALEVDSTTHTARIPVYIEIKTADMIVTDAQGQRETPDIEELVQRGMRAQLQTQSFVTGRLMVELDFTAKAGPIKDPWVDGLARIPSEKSALDQLKEQVSELGIGQTLATAKRVLQAVDRLANTANKEIVRISNSVVTTTDDANRLVESLEGTVKQLSGELKLTLKDLRSLANVTRDQVSARGDQLGKVLTTAEEAAVKIEATAANLDKIAANVNQLVAPRGNVRTDLESGLRDLSAAASSLRSFAREIERNPNALLLGSQ from the coding sequence GCTTCCTCCTCGCCCTGGGCATCGTGCTCTTCGGCGGCATCGACCTGTTCTCCGGAAAGGAGCGGGCGGTCATCTATTTCGACACATCGATCTCCGGCCTGCAGGTGGGCGCGCCGGTCGCCTTCCAGGGCGTCACGGTGGGCTCCGTCCAGCGGATCGCGCTGGAGGTCGACTCCACGACCCATACCGCGCGCATCCCCGTCTATATCGAGATCAAGACGGCGGACATGATCGTGACCGACGCGCAGGGCCAGCGCGAGACGCCCGATATCGAGGAACTCGTCCAGCGCGGCATGCGCGCCCAGCTCCAGACCCAGAGCTTCGTGACCGGCCGGCTGATGGTCGAGCTGGACTTCACGGCGAAGGCGGGACCGATCAAGGATCCATGGGTGGACGGCCTCGCCCGCATCCCCTCGGAGAAATCCGCCCTCGACCAGCTCAAGGAGCAGGTCTCCGAGCTCGGTATCGGCCAGACGCTCGCCACCGCCAAGCGCGTGCTGCAGGCGGTGGACAGGCTCGCCAACACAGCCAACAAGGAAATCGTGCGCATCAGTAACAGCGTGGTTACCACGACGGACGATGCCAATCGCCTCGTGGAGTCCCTGGAGGGTACTGTCAAGCAGCTGAGCGGCGAGCTGAAGCTCACGCTCAAGGACCTCAGGTCGCTGGCGAACGTGACCCGCGATCAGGTGTCCGCGCGCGGCGATCAGCTTGGCAAGGTGCTGACGACGGCGGAGGAGGCCGCCGTCAAGATCGAGGCGACGGCGGCGAATCTGGACAAGATCGCGGCCAATGTGAACCAGCTCGTCGCACCGCGCGGCAATGTGCGCACCGACCTCGAATCGGGGCTGCGCGACCTGTCGGCTGCCGCCTCGTCGCTGCGGTCCTTCGCGCGCGAGATCGAGCGCAATCCGAACGCTCTGCTACTGGGGAGCCAGTGA